In Dermacentor variabilis isolate Ectoservices chromosome 1, ASM5094787v1, whole genome shotgun sequence, the genomic stretch TGGCGGAGCCCATTGACATAGTGATTTCACATGACTGGCCACGTGGAATTTACAACCATGGAAACAAGGCAAGGTTGTTGCAgcaaaaaaagttctttgctGCAGAAGTTGAAAGCAATAGCTTAGGCTCTCGTCCAACTGAGGGCTTGCTTGAACAGCTGAAGCCAAAGTACTGGTTTGCTGCACATCTTCATTGCAAGTTTGCTGCGGTGGTCAGTCATGAGGCAAGTTTATATCTCAATTTTATACATCTTTTCCAGCATTAATGTACTTGTATTATGGAACAGGATGGAACATGTACGAAGTTCTTGGCACTGGACAAATGTTTGCCCAAGCGAGACTTCCTTCAAGTAAGACCCACAACTGAGCAGTCCCTAGGTTCTCATTGGACTGTTGCATCTTTTGTCTATTTTTACAGACTTTAGACATACCAACGTCAACTGACGAGCCTCCAAAGCTAAGCTATGACTTAGAGTGGCTGTGTGTACTACAGTTAACTGACCATTTACTCAGGATTGATTCAAAAAACCACTACATGCCTGGGCCAGGATGTGATCAACGGTAAATAGCGTTTACTGCATCTTTAATGCTTTATTGTAGCTAAATATAGTGACCCTAATACTGTTTCATTTCCCATTATCCATTATCATCTAGGTGGCAATTCACACCtacaaaggaagagaaagaaaaacttgCAGCGACATGTGGCAGTGATTTGCTGGTGCCTCTTAATTTTCAGCAGACTGCTTCTGTGTATATGCCAGGATCTGAACGCAGCCCTGGTCGAGTGAAGCCCCATATCAATCCCCAGACCGAGAGCTTCTGCAAACGATTTGGACTTCGAGATCCACTAGCCGAAGCTCTTGATCCTCGGCAGCAATCATCGCCACTGGATATTTCAGGCTTTTTGGGAACGGAAGATGTGACCAATACTACCATGTCATCACTCAATGAGTCTGAAAACTTAGGCCAGCAACAAAGCCCAGAAACAGATTTAGATGATGAGCCAGTGCCTTTACATGAGATGAGTGCTGAAGAAAGGCAGAAAATGCATACATTAGAATTTGGAAGCCTAGTCTGCACAGCAGAAGACAAGAAAGAGCTCTTTCCAGAGTTGATAGAAAAGACTGAAGATGTCATACTAAAGTCTGCACCATCCTCTTCTGGGAGAGTAATGAAAAGAAGAAACCAGTCTATGTACACAGAAAGTGAAGAAACGGACAGTTGAACAGCTTGCATTTCTGTCATTAAATCAACAACCACCTTAGAACTAATCAAGATCATCGTTGGTGTTTCCAAGTTCCTGACTTTTAACTGACTTCTGTAAAAAGTTAGAATGGCCATATCGCGTCCCTGAGCTTTGATACCAAAAATGTCTTGCACAACTAAAACCTGATCAGCACTTACAAACTGTGAGTACTGCAGTAAAAGAACAGTGCTGAACATATCACAGCCTGCTTGCCTGCTTCACTAGCATACGTCAACTTTGCAGTCTGTCAACCCATTAACTGTAAGCTTCAGGAATTGGCTCAACATATTGTGACACACTGGAACAAAAACCTATAGATCAGCAGACTTGTGCAACCTTGCAAAATCATAAACCAGTAAAGCAGGATCTTCTGAAACAAAGAGGTTTTGGTGCCCAGTGTATCCCATATTGTAGCATTGGTGCTGCTTCCCACCAGACTCGTTTCTTGTTCCTGTGGAAATTTTTTACAGCCCTCTTGCACCATTTTCCTGCCTCTACATGCAATGCTAAACCATAGCTGTGACACCCAGCTTGCAAGAGAGTATTGTAAGCAGTTGTGGATGCACAACTGCTTACAATACTCTCAAATGAACACTTCAGAACTTAGTTTCAGTGGTTGATTCTAACTGTGGAGAGTCTCCAGTGCATGCATGCAAAGTTTAAAGCAGAAATGCCTAGCCATTTGCTTACAATTCCAAAACTTGTATCACTGCTCAAATGGATGCTCCTTGACGGCTCTGGAAATTTTCAACAGTACCCGCAACGCACCTACAATTTTGAAATTTCTTCAGCACACTCCTCCTAACAAACACTCTAATTCTTAGTGTTTTATCTCAATATGCCAACACTTTGGAGAGGGTGGACACTTTTGTCCCTCAGCAACCATCAAGAACAACCCCAATCAGCACAAATTTGATATAAAGAAGCCCAAAAGCTGAACTGCCACAGTTCAGTTGTGAAACTGTTAAATTTATCTGGCATGTTTATTCAGAGAGACTTTATTCCTACCTAGTTTCATTTTAGGATGTGTGATAGTTCTGACAACATGCACTGTTGAAAACCCCATAGGGCCTCCAAAGTGCATTGAACAAAACTTTGTTGATTTCCCACACCTCCAATAACTCTTCGTATCTTTGCCCACACACCACGCTTGACATTCTCAATATTCCCCCCATGCTTCATTGCACTAGTTCCATAGTTCACTGAATTCCAGTCGACATTTTGTGTGGACATTCTCCACCACATATAATTGTACTAATAGTCTAGCAGTAAATTCGAGCATGTTCCAATTAGCTGTGGTGGTCCTTAGTAAAACTGGCATTAAATGCATCTTATATGAAGGGTGCACTAAATGATCAACCACTGCTTGAGAAATATCTTTCAATAaatatgttgccttgaataaaaAATGTGGTAAATATCTACAGTGCTTCTGCTATCACATGGTAGAGCATGAACAAGTTCATTGGGGATTTTTCAATGTGGTTCTGTTCTACTCGGTGGCAGTTGTATTAACTTAAACCTTTCACTGCCACTCTGGTGCCCACCCTTGTACAGCCCCTGCCACTCCCGGTTACACTCGTTTTGTGTTTTCAGCACAATCCCTGCCTCTCCAGAAGCAACTCGTGCAAAAAATGGCATTGTGTACTTGTGCCATCTATGGAGAGGTCATCTAAACACGCCAACACCTTGTGAGTTAAATTTCCAACTATAAGTGGAACAAATGTCTTTGTGCTCTGTCGCAACAGGGCAGCCATGGCAAACCAGTGTGGTAGGTCCGTCCAAACCTTGACAGGCAAAGAGATTTATAAATACTTGATAAATAGCGAATTGAAAAAAACTGATGAAGTACCAGTTTCTATGTAGCATGAAATGTCCGGTGAgccaacaaaaggaaaaaaaaaaaaggccggaACTGAGTGTCGGAAGGGCATTCATGGCCTTGACCAGTGTGGCATGTCCGTCTGTCTGACAGACAAAGGAATTTGTTAACTATTCATAAATACTAGCATTGGAGAAAACGGCCACAAAAATCAGCTTCTATGTGGCATAAATTGTCCACTTAGCcaatacacgaaaaaaaaaagacgggctGTGTTGTGTAGCAGTCGGAAATTGCAGTTGAAGGGTGAAATGAAGCATGATGTACAGAGAGTGCCATCTGTGCTAGTAATGAATCGTACAAGCTTAAATAAAATGCAGTTAggcctcgatataatgaagttggtgaaattggcaatttgcttcattatatggAAATTTCGTTGTACTGAAATTCCAACTgtctttatgcaaataagtacagtcgctggTGGATTTTCTTACCATGAAATGGACCGCAAAACTTTCCAAATTATCGCATAAtcagaaaaagcaaatttgaatgaaaaaaaaattaatttgttgAATTGGGAGTT encodes the following:
- the ldbr gene encoding lariat debranching enzyme yields the protein MKIAVEGCAHGELDKIYETIKGLESQYHFTVDLLIICGDFQAVRNASDMDCMAVPRKYQEMKDFHKYYSGEKKAPLLTIVIGGNHEASNYLAELAYGGWLCENIYYMGYASVVSVNGIRIAGISGIYKGHDYLKGHFEVPPYNDSTKRSAYHLRNLEIFRLKQLAEPIDIVISHDWPRGIYNHGNKARLLQQKKFFAAEVESNSLGSRPTEGLLEQLKPKYWFAAHLHCKFAAVVSHEDGTCTKFLALDKCLPKRDFLQTLDIPTSTDEPPKLSYDLEWLCVLQLTDHLLRIDSKNHYMPGPGCDQRWQFTPTKEEKEKLAATCGSDLLVPLNFQQTASVYMPGSERSPGRVKPHINPQTESFCKRFGLRDPLAEALDPRQQSSPLDISGFLGTEDVTNTTMSSLNESENLGQQQSPETDLDDEPVPLHEMSAEERQKMHTLEFGSLVCTAEDKKELFPELIEKTEDVILKSAPSSSGRVMKRRNQSMYTESEETDS